A stretch of DNA from Deltaproteobacteria bacterium:
CCGCCAACTCCTTGAGCGCCTGCCTGGGAAATGCGACCTCGGCATCCATGCGGATGTGCAAGCCGACGGGAGAGTGATGGTCGACGGTGACCTCGACGTCCGGATTCGCGGCGATGCGGCGGTGGCTCGTGTCGCCCCCGGCGGTGAACGTACGCTGGTTCGTCTGGCGGATGGCCGCGCTCGTGACGAGGCTCACGCGCATCTCGTTCAGCGGCTTCGCCAGCGGCTGCCACGCGATCCTGGGGGCGCGCCGGAGCTTGCGCGGCGGCTTTGGTGCGGCGCGCTCGGCCAGGATGGGCAGATAGTCCAGCGCCACGACTAGCCCGCCTCGGTGACGTACACCGGGCCGCCCTTGCCGATGCGTTCCCGGTCCTCTCGCGGCAACTCCTTGATGTCTTTGCGCAGCTCGTAGTTGATGTGCTTGATGTCCTCGGACGGACCCGAGCGGTTGCCCATGAGGATCATGGGGCCGGTGCCGCTGTTCTCGAGCTGGTAGAAGTCGCCGCCGTGGATGAGCGCCACCATGCCCGGCTTCAGCACCGCCTTGCCGCCGTCAGGGAAGTGCATGGTGCACTCGCCTTCCATGACGTAGAAGCTCTGGTCCGCGTTGTGGCAGTGCATGTCGTCCCTGTCTCCGGGTTCGGGATAGACGTGCACCCAAGTGTGGAAGCGCTTGGTGTTCAGCACGACCTCACGCTTCAGGTCCTTGCGTCCCTTCTCCATCAGATCCATGACTTCGATGCTCATGTCGTTCTCCCTTCCCGAAAAACGGATTTCAATCGTGTCAGGTCCGGCCCGCCGCTTGGAGTCCCGCGCTCAGGCGGCCCGCTCCCACTTGTCGATGTCCACCTCCCATCCCTTGTTCTGGGACAGGTCCAGAGCGTTGCCCTCGGGGTCCCGGAAGCGGAACTCGGCGTAGGGCCGGTCCGGAGGACGCGCCTTCACCGCCACGACGCTCCCCAGGTCGTCGAGCTTCTGGGCCAGGTCGTCTACGAGGAATCCGATGTGGTTCACGCCGAAGCGGCGCTCGTGGCCCGCGTTGGAGTTGAAGAACGGGTGGATGGCGAGGTTGGTGGAGCCGTCGCCCGCGAAGCGGTTCAGGAGGCCGCTGCGCCGCCGCTTGTAGCTGCTCTCGACCTCCCGGAGCCCGAGCACCTGGACGTAGAAGTTGAGCATCACCTCCGGGTCCAGGGCGTTGAAGGCGACGTGGGCGATACGCGGAAACCCGCTTCCCTCCTCCACGCCGAAGCTCCCCTCCGAGAGGGTCACGGGATTGCACTCGGGATCGAAGATGCGGATGGCGCCGTGGTGCAGGCCGCCGGGTTCGGTCACTACCACGCCCCTGGGGTTGAACTTCTGGTAGCGTGCACGGACCTCGCCCAGGTCTTCCACCTGGAGTCCGATGTGATGTAGCCCGCGGCGCATGTGGAACTCGCCCAGCGACTGCCGCTTGCGGAACAGGGTCAGGTTGTAGAGTCCCTCGGTGAGGGAAACGTCTCCGTCCGCCGAGCGCCCGAGCTCCTTCATGCCGAGGTATTGGGTGTAGAAGCCCGCCAGTGCGTCGGGGTCGCGGCTCATGGTGGCGACGTAGCGTATTCTGGCCATGTCCATCCCTCCTGTGCGGCGGCGGGCGCCGGTCAGGTTTGGTTCCGCCGATACCGCTAGTGTATAGTCTCGTTTCAATCCGTGGCGCAAGCCGCGCGAGGAAGGAGGCTAGCGACAATATGGCGGACCCCAAACTGACCATGGCCCTGTCCCACTACGACAGGCACGTCCCGCTGTTCGACGGAAGCG
This window harbors:
- a CDS encoding cupin domain-containing protein, which produces MSIEVMDLMEKGRKDLKREVVLNTKRFHTWVHVYPEPGDRDDMHCHNADQSFYVMEGECTMHFPDGGKAVLKPGMVALIHGGDFYQLENSGTGPMILMGNRSGPSEDIKHINYELRKDIKELPREDRERIGKGGPVYVTEAG
- a CDS encoding VOC family protein: MARIRYVATMSRDPDALAGFYTQYLGMKELGRSADGDVSLTEGLYNLTLFRKRQSLGEFHMRRGLHHIGLQVEDLGEVRARYQKFNPRGVVVTEPGGLHHGAIRIFDPECNPVTLSEGSFGVEEGSGFPRIAHVAFNALDPEVMLNFYVQVLGLREVESSYKRRRSGLLNRFAGDGSTNLAIHPFFNSNAGHERRFGVNHIGFLVDDLAQKLDDLGSVVAVKARPPDRPYAEFRFRDPEGNALDLSQNKGWEVDIDKWERAA